Below is a window of Gilliamella sp. ESL0405 DNA.
TGGTAACGGTTCACCGGTTTGATAATGACCGGAGATAAATGCCAATGCTTGCGGTTGCCAGCACCAGTTTTCTAAAAATTGACTCGGCAACTCAACCGCATCCCATGGCACACCATTAATACCGGCCACCGATGATACATCAATTTCGGTTAGCATATGGTGAAGACCGTGACCAAACTCATGGAATAAGGTTGTTACTTCATTATGGGTAAAGAGTGCCGGTTTATCACCGACCGGGCGATTAAAATTACAGGTTAAATAAGCAACCGGTTTTTGTACATGACCGTCCGCAAAACGCATCCGACCAATACAATCATCCATCCAAGCGCCGCCACGTTTATGCTCACGAGCATATAAATCTAAGTAAAAGCTTCCTTTCAACTCACCATTGGCATCATAAAGATCGTAGAATTTGACTTGCGGATCCCACACTTCAACGCCATGACGCTCTTTGGCCGTAATACCGAAGATGCGATGAACAACTTCAAATAAGCCGTTAATGACACGTTGCTCCGGAAAATAGGGGCGCAATTGTTCGTCATCGATCGAGTATAAATACTGTTTTTGCTTTTCGCTGTAATATGCAATATCCCACGGTTGAATATCACTTGCGCCAAAAAACTCATAAGCGTAACGTTTTAAATCGGCCAGCTCTCTTTCGCCTTGCGGTTTGGCTTTGTTAGCAAGATCGGTTAAAAACGCTATAACTTGCGAGGTTGATTGTGCCATTTTGGTGGCTAAGGATTTATCGGCATAAGTGTCAAAACCGAGTAATTTAGCCAATTCATCACGTAATGCTAAAATCTGTTTGATGATTTGGGTGTTATCCCATTTGCCGGCATTTGGACCTTGATCAGAAGCACGAGTATTATAGGCTTGATAAAATTCAAAACGTAAATCTCGATTATCACAATAGGTCATGACAGGTATGTAACTAGGCATATCAAGGGTTAATAACCAGCCTTCTTGTCCTTTCGCTGTCGCTTGCTGCTTAGCTGCACTAAGCGCACTTTCCGGTAAGCCCGCTAGCTGGTTAATATCGGTAATTAATTTTGACCAACCCATAGTGGCATCAAGCACATTATTACT
It encodes the following:
- the prlC gene encoding oligopeptidase A, whose protein sequence is MTNPLLTDAPLPLFSQIKPEHVLPAIKQTLDNCRNTIETVLKQNSEYTWDNLIQPIDEMDEKFGRAWSPVSHLNSVKNSPELRQAYEACLPLLSQYSTWVGQHKPLYQAYKQLKQSEHYNTLSKAQKKVIDNALRDFDLSGIGLPDDKQKRYGEIVAKLSELSSQYSNNVLDATMGWSKLITDINQLAGLPESALSAAKQQATAKGQEGWLLTLDMPSYIPVMTYCDNRDLRFEFYQAYNTRASDQGPNAGKWDNTQIIKQILALRDELAKLLGFDTYADKSLATKMAQSTSQVIAFLTDLANKAKPQGERELADLKRYAYEFFGASDIQPWDIAYYSEKQKQYLYSIDDEQLRPYFPEQRVINGLFEVVHRIFGITAKERHGVEVWDPQVKFYDLYDANGELKGSFYLDLYAREHKRGGAWMDDCIGRMRFADGHVQKPVAYLTCNFNRPVGDKPALFTHNEVTTLFHEFGHGLHHMLTEIDVSSVAGINGVPWDAVELPSQFLENWCWQPQALAFISGHYQTGEPLPTQMLEKMLDAKNYQAALFILRQLEFGLFDFKLHSQKDADILDTLAQVRQQVAVVPTVDWGRFPHAFSHIFAGGYAAGYYSYLWAEVLSADAFSRFEEEGIFNTKTGNAFLDHILSQGGSDEPMTLFKNFRGREPQLEALLHHYGIS